A genome region from Akkermansiaceae bacterium includes the following:
- a CDS encoding alpha/beta fold hydrolase: MITARFFLLFNGIFATAVSCHYQPAKPRYDKVVLVHGILEDGKAFDPLKKRLETHGIRCLVPQLKPNDGRNGLEHLAADLKADIEKEFGTEEKFALVAFSMGGLVSRHYLQQLGGAERCEAFITISSPHHGTNMAYVFPGKGARQMQPGSEFLRGLEETESALGDMPVVSYRTPMDLIILPTSSSVWKRAENKSFRVALHPLMLHTPSVLDDIERQLVTDGQGS; this comes from the coding sequence ATGATCACCGCGCGCTTCTTCCTGCTCTTCAACGGCATCTTCGCGACAGCCGTTTCCTGCCACTACCAGCCGGCCAAGCCGCGCTACGACAAGGTCGTCCTCGTCCACGGCATCCTTGAGGACGGCAAGGCCTTCGATCCACTCAAGAAACGGCTCGAAACCCACGGCATCCGATGCCTGGTCCCGCAGCTCAAGCCGAACGACGGGCGCAACGGGCTGGAACACCTTGCCGCCGACCTGAAGGCGGACATCGAAAAGGAATTCGGCACGGAGGAAAAGTTCGCGCTCGTCGCGTTCAGCATGGGCGGACTGGTTTCCCGGCACTACCTCCAGCAGCTAGGCGGCGCGGAGCGCTGCGAGGCCTTCATCACCATATCATCCCCGCACCACGGCACCAACATGGCCTACGTTTTCCCCGGAAAAGGCGCGCGCCAGATGCAGCCGGGCAGCGAGTTCCTGCGCGGCCTGGAGGAAACCGAAAGCGCCCTCGGCGACATGCCCGTCGTCTCCTACCGCACCCCCATGGATCTGATCATCCTGCCCACCTCCTCCTCGGTCTGGAAGCGCGCGGAAAACAAATCCTTCAGGGTCGCGCTCCATCCCCTCATGCTCCACACCCCCTCCGTGCTCGACGACATCGAGCGCCAGCTGGTCACCGACGGGCAGGGATCCTAA
- a CDS encoding transposase family protein: protein MDAFRKLPDPRQSPARKASLWRNPLPFIALAATISGMDGLEDIAVFSREREDWLRSRL, encoded by the coding sequence TTGGACGCCTTCCGCAAACTCCCCGATCCCCGCCAGAGCCCTGCCCGCAAGGCATCACTTTGGCGAAATCCCCTTCCCTTCATTGCACTGGCCGCGACGATCAGCGGCATGGACGGCCTTGAGGACATCGCCGTGTTCAGCCGCGAGAGGGAGGACTGGCTGCGCTCCCGCCTCTAG
- a CDS encoding ISAs1 family transposase, producing the protein MRGSSPPSIRSPFAECFVGLVSSRCPVLAGELIAIDGKTLRRSGTKGGKKALHVISARAGSRGITLGQLAVAEKSNEITAVPKLLAQLDVKCCVVSLDAMGCQHRTAVAIAHAGRIGCCAGWATTSCKQAANLRGNRIVQSASPPDSIRHASQSSSE; encoded by the coding sequence ATGCGCGGGTCTTCGCCGCCATCGATCCGCAGCCCTTTCGCGGAATGCTTCGTCGGACTGGTTTCCTCGCGCTGCCCGGTACTGGCGGGCGAGCTGATCGCCATCGACGGCAAGACCCTGCGTCGCAGCGGAACGAAGGGCGGGAAAAAGGCCCTGCATGTCATCAGCGCCCGGGCGGGAAGCCGGGGCATCACCCTCGGGCAGCTGGCAGTCGCCGAAAAGAGCAACGAGATCACCGCGGTGCCGAAGCTCCTGGCCCAGCTTGATGTGAAGTGCTGCGTGGTGAGCCTGGATGCGATGGGTTGCCAGCACCGCACGGCGGTGGCCATCGCCCATGCCGGGCGGATTGGCTGCTGCGCCGGCTGGGCCACAACCTCCTGCAAACAAGCGGCGAACTTGCGGGGAAATCGGATCGTTCAAAGCGCCTCGCCGCCGGACTCAATCCGGCACGCCTCGCAATCTTCCTCCGAATAA
- a CDS encoding histidine triad nucleotide-binding protein gives MAGLAECPHRCHCCRAVKTLFEKIREGEIPAEIIHRDDICTAFRDISPQAPSHVLIVPAKPIPRIGEATQDDQATLGHLLLTAAKIARDLGIAETGYRIAINNGPHGGETVPHLHVHLLGGRQLGWPPG, from the coding sequence ATGGCGGGTCTTGCGGAATGTCCGCACCGCTGCCATTGTTGCCGCGCCGTGAAGACACTTTTCGAGAAAATCCGCGAAGGGGAAATCCCCGCCGAAATCATTCATCGCGACGATATCTGCACCGCCTTCCGGGACATTTCCCCGCAGGCTCCCAGCCACGTCCTCATCGTTCCCGCCAAGCCCATCCCACGCATCGGCGAGGCGACCCAGGATGATCAGGCGACGCTGGGTCACCTCCTGCTCACCGCCGCCAAGATCGCCCGCGACCTCGGGATCGCCGAGACCGGCTACCGCATCGCCATCAACAACGGCCCCCACGGCGGGGAAACCGTCCCCCACCTCCACGTCCACCTCCTCGGCGGCCGCCAACTCGGATGGCCGCCCGGCTGA